One stretch of Pieris brassicae chromosome 8, ilPieBrab1.1, whole genome shotgun sequence DNA includes these proteins:
- the LOC123713576 gene encoding proto-oncogene tyrosine-protein kinase ROS isoform X3 has translation MSPPVNWHKCLVLLGLALSARTIGCDYSSITEKFGAEAVARCSEKCPFQNRTGEGHFDVNCGSDCSVEQCRMGCSLWLEGLDVSCQSACNVTSETALSRELYCVMGCNEALNTYFQMIKDLIGTPPAPALVADSLTATSLSLVWEGNPKLGNLTYLVQWRYEELPGSWQYYSNSSHSDRSIIHVENLRPYTKYRFRLAIFLSGRNGAGEPVYSAPSVVILTSDSGKPSSAPASLRAAAPDSSRVAISWEPGPFPNGQIISYVLRLADTQPNTIDVLEDMPASNKNLFYMFQNLAPARQYNVSVAMRNAVGEGPRAYVLISTPSLPTSVPSQQPILILGGEHNILAASANDMLSDPVEELYSTEHIITGVGVDVSSDNLFISVSNGFVYKSSLSKKSPPEAILSPKTIDYKPLDLSVDWLNQHLYVLGEVYYYKGSNRTNSSLYPSWIISRCDFDGKNGIVASSGFNSRPIHFEVDAYNGYLFWALRGIERGGLYRLDLANISNGVKHDCRPKQIVYDANLGAFTVDHADFRLLVTHIRRNTVLAVSLDGREVSDFRSNTQRPMFFSPRSIAYANGLFYWTNGNEILMEEYHPKRDSYFHNEYPVTYNTKTIAMREVLVALRSCQPIPVPVNPPLGVQAVMGINRAKISWSAPHLLGHQGTGAWQQWTFHLQLTNVITGETIGIKNINETTHIVDNIEQDTQYVIRIAAVTQSGSGPWSSEFIGKTLKSSPTTLQSTLLWSGPDGLLQTDLTGDNLQTLIDRNYLELQHLYITDISWYRDQLYLVTNASTVMWYNSTTHGKGFMPNMNNVGSLAVDWVGKKIYWSNPKQQLITRSNFDGSNKEPVPIVTVAKELTIDSLGAYIYWNTGHAVEAARLNGENKIIYYPAQLFSGKQVMGLTADLENKWLYWLVRSYDGSELHRAVTADKISLSPNEQVTGTLVSRLSGTATLGPLCYFSERLVWVQDASRAVVSDLAGKYTAELIPRVHVIAVRDPTLHANSESIIAIPETINVSTIAVEGTWDKFNVTWAPASKVNVNSSRVYYDVSLSFPTHHKIEKTVVTSWVEVSERSIDPYSAVEVSVRAHTQWGGGAAARARLRTPQAQPSAPATPRLYVHRHSDGSMRAIFRWGSPRRSNGIVRGYEAQCWAVPRAPRPATPSACAPARLAPHQTQLVLTHLQHNTTYYFQVRAFTDAGYGQYSEIVSAFSDEINPIPKVMISSQESIKIIDLGTGDSEIIPKSTGIPLDFAIDIEENVAYWVNDLEEIFSSRINGSGHYKLTSINGTATSICVDWVSRSVYWSQLERASIESHVVYRADLGLPNTSPRIARVLKRHQRIHSLQVVPSMRSLFWYEESSHTGFGTLLTSHVNGSNVRPFFNYSDSSELDFRDDCNCPENPQIAKSFVIDLTNDIEIFFIDPWLYRIVATDITGCHCRVVVDATEKKKYGFIPMSLTVDSKYIYWYNSSERSIFYTNKFKKNKIDQVKSTFGYKIMALDVSNQPYPPRPCLFPNAEKLIPRVLSNSANSIKMQMPIIIKPNNCTKLEYEMTLTEYTVLYRLHSLDTTPCDRDSCFHLTTTNTEIILNDLKPFTNYTVRIEVTNYYAKLHEMKPIIGPMCLLQTAAEAPTAPKNVTGTVLSPVLARVEWTPEPGLWYELHWRTDDSPSLPHRKEHNTFEVSEGGSAIMTPLSPSTLYTVWVRARSRHSAVSADSLPLRLRTFPPPAPISLKNATAYKLTVIWPAPTSYTLNQYVVQYSETGGTIDLWMPCTQSGNAEWSAKDLRPKTKYRFRLSLQYVNNTLPYFWPRDHNFVFETIGDVPGPPGVLRVEAVGEKIVRAWWAEPDPRGDPVTHYRIWGTPSKRIENIDDNSLSNVSELLRADLPADIDDELKTRIIREGLELLHNGTESYWLIGSGDIGAGYTARVQARNSYGWGELSPAGELHAAPLIHPARPHPAVLAMAIITLAVIVLAVALALFYSYNKRSKKKAALENQVTSPVIRRGPDVELATLRQLPIRHSTNILYNQGVYCPSDAELAALPHIRREQITLTKFLGSGAFGEVFEGHARQIDSNTPNTKVAVKTLRKGATEQEKTEFLKEAALMSNFKHEHILRLLGVCLDNDPNYIIMELMEGGDLLSYLRAKRASLGTPESLTLLDLLNMCVDVTKGCRYLEEMHFVHRDLACRNCLVAVRDGRRIVKIGDFGLARDIYKNDYYRKEGEGLLPVRWMAVECLVDGVFSCQSDVWAWGVLCWEVLSLGQQPYPGRTNRQVLGYVRAGGTPDRPPNCPHSLYELLQKCWSYAAEARPSFRQCLRIVTSLRDITPPDPLPVSPPETTHHYLQLLGDDEDLPEQQMEPSHLLPQRTPKYLELMYDSDSPPGTICDGYEIPRSPLSYAPFSRHSIVGVAPNRLIKPPLYRTHSLRTNMRPPNATIIPLRNGIVKRASLCEGVQSTFLREPSSSRSRQDFKQIKTPL, from the exons ATGAGTCCGCCGGTGAATTGGCACAAATGCCTAGTGTTGTTGGGATTGGCTTTGTCCGCCCGGACAATTGGTTGCGATTATAGTTCCATCACCGAGAAATTTGGAGCGGAAGCTGTCGCGCGATGCAGCGAAAAATGCCCGTTTCAG AATCGCACCGGGGAGGGGCACTTCGACGTCAATTGTGGCTCAGACTGCAGCGTCGAAcaa tgCAGAATGGGGTGCAGCCTGTGGTTAGAAGGTTTGGATGTATCTTGTCAATCAGCTTGT AATGTTACTTCAGAAACCGCGCTTTCACGAGAATTGTACTGCGTGATGGGATGCAATGAAGCTCTTAACACTTATTTTCAAATGATAAAAG ACCTAATCGGAACGCCACCTGCACCAGCACTAGTAGCGGACAGTTTAACAGCGACCTCGCTATCCTTAGTATGGGAAGGAAATCCAAAGCTTGGAAATCTCACCTACCTTGTTCAATGGAGATACGAGGAGTTACCTGGCAGCTGGCAATATTACTCCAATTCTAGTCATTCAGATAGATCCATTATCCATGTTGAAAATTTGAGACCGTATACCAAATATCGA TTCCGTCTCGCAATATTCCTTTCGGGTCGGAATGGCGCTGGTGAGCCTGTTTATTCAGCGCCATCGGTTGTCATATTGACGTCAGACAGTGGTAAACCGAGCTCTGCACCTGCATCTTTGAGAGCTGCTGCGCCAGACTCAAGCAGAGTTGCTATTTCCTGGGAGCCAGGACCATTTCCCAATGGCCAGATAATATCATATGTCCTACGACTGGCTGATACACAACCCAACACTATAGATGTTTTGGAG gaTATGCCAGCGTCAAACAAAAATTTGTTCTACATGTTCCAAAATTTGGCACCAGCTCGTCAGTACAATGTGTCTGTAGCAATGCGGAACGCTGTTGGGGAGGGACCGAGAGCTTATGTGCTTATATCTACACCATCTTTACCTACTT CGGTTCCATCACAACAGCCAATTCTTATATTGGGCGGGGAACATAATATTCTTGCAGCATCCGCTAACGATATGCTGTCGGACCCAGTTGAAGAGTTATACAGTACGGAGCATATTATTACAG GAGTAGGCGTTGATGTATCCAGTGATAACCTATTTATATCTGTATCAAATGGATTCGTTTACAAAAGCTCTTTATCAAAGAAAAGTCCACCGGAAGCTATTTTATCCCCAAAAACCATAGATTATAAGCCTTTGGACCTTTCAGTGGATTGGCTCAACCAACACTTATATGTGCTTGgtgaagtttattattataagggaTCGAACAGAACGAATTCCAGCCTATACCCAAGTTGGATAATATCGAGATGCGATTTCGACGGTAAAAATGGTATTGTAGCTTCATCGGGTTTTAATTCACGACCCATACACTTTGAAGTGGATGCTTATAACGG ttatCTGTTTTGGGCCCTGAGAGGTATAGAACGTGGAGGATTATACCGGTTAGACCTGGCTAACATCTCCAACGGCGTCAAACACGATTGTCGCCCAAAACAAATAGTATACGATGCTAACCTAGGCGCCTTTACCGTAGATCACGCTGACTTTAGACTTCTTGTTACTCATATAAGAAGAAATACAGTCCTAGCCGTTTCTTTGGATGG aCGTGAAGTATCAGACTTCCGCAGCAACACACAACGACCAATGTTCTTCTCACCACGGTCTATAGCATATGCCAATGGTCTCTTCTACTGGACGAATGGAAACGAAATCCTAATGGAGGAATATCATCCAAAACGAGACAGCTACTTCCACAACGAGTATCCCGTAACATATAATACTAAGACCATTGCGATGAGGGAAGTTCTAGTGGCTTTGAGGAGTTGTCAGCCGATTCCAGTTCCTGTTAATCCACCGTTAGGGGTTCAGGCTGTGATGGGGATTAACAGGGCAAAGATTTCCTGGTCGGCCCCACATCTTTTGGGTCATCAGGGAACAGGCGCTTGGCAGCAGTGGACTTTTCATTTGCAATTGACGAATGTTATTACCGGCGAGACTATCGGcat taaaaatattaacgaaaCAACGCACATCGTTGACAATATCGAGCAAGATACGCAGTACGTCATAAGAATCGCAGCCGTCACCCAATCTGGCTCAG GCCCGTGGTCATCCGAATTTATTGGTAAAACGTTAAAATCATCTCCAACTACTCTACAAAGCACTTTATTGTGGTCCGGCCCCGACGGCCTTCTCCAAACAGACCTAACGGGAGATAATTTGCAAACCTTAATTGATCG caATTATCTGGAACTGCAACACCTATACATAACAGATATATCCTGGTACCGAGACCAACTCTACTTAGTGACCAACGCATCAACTGTTATGTGGTACAATTCCACAACGCATGGCAAAGGTTTTATGCCCAATATGAATAATGTAGGCAGTCTAGCGGTTGATTGGGTCGGGAAGAAAATTTACTGGTCGAATCCTAAACAACAATTG ataactCGCAGTAACTTTGATGGAAGTAACAAAGAACCAGTACCCATAGTGACAGTTGCCAAAGAACTAACTATCGATTCTCTAGGAGCCTATATTTATTGGAACACGGGTCATGCCGTGGAAGCAGCGAGATTAAATggcgaaaataaaattatatactatcCTGCACAGCTCTTTAGTGGAAAACAAG TAATGGGATTAACAGCtgatttagaaaataaatggCTCTATTGGCTTGTACGAAGCTACGATGGCTCAGAACTTCACAGAGCTGTCACAGCAGACAAGATTTCACTTAGTCCTAACGAA CAGGTGACCGGGACTCTAGTCAGTCGCCTCTCAGGCACAGCGACACTGGGTCCATTGTGCTACTTTAGCGAGCGGCTAGTTTGGGTTCAGGATGCATCAAGAGCTGTGGTTTCAGACCTTGCGGGCAAATACACTGCAGAACTGATCCCAAGAGTGCATGTTATCGCTGTCAGAGATCCTACTTTACATGCTAACAGCG AATCCATAATCGCGATACCAGAAACGATAAATGTTTCAACAATAGCTGTGGAAGGTACATGGGACAAATTCAACGTAACTTGGGCTCCGGCATCGAAGGTTAATGTCAACAGTAGCAGAGTTTATTATGACGTCAGTCTCTCGTTTCCGACTCATCACAAAATTGAG aaAACTGTAGTCACGTCATGGGTAGAGGTATCAGAGCGTAGTATAGATCCATATAGCGCAGTCGAGGTATCAGTACGTGCGCATACGCAGTGGGGCGGAGGCGCGGCGGCTCGTGCGAGACTACGTACACCACAAGCCCAGCCCTCCGCTCCCGCTACGCCAAGACTTTATGTACACAGGCACAG CGATGGTTCAATGCGTGCAATATTCCGCTGGGGCTCACCCCGTCGCAGTAATGGCATAGTACGAGGTTACGAGGCGCAGTGCTGGGCCGTTCCCCGCGCCCCTCGCCCCGCTACCCCTTCAGCGTGTGCGCCCGCCCGACTAGCGCCGCATCAAACGCAACTTGTGCTGACACACTTGCAACATAACACTACATATTACTTCCAG GTTCGGGCCTTCACCGACGCAGGCTATGGCCAATATAGCGAAATCGTTTCCGCCTTTTCAGATGAAATTAATCCAATCCCAAAAGTAATGATTTCGTCACAAGaatcgataaaaataatagacttAGGTACGGGTGATAGTGAGATAATACCTAAAAGTACTGGAATACCCTTAGATTTTGCTATAGACATCGAAGAAAATGTTGCATATTGGGTGAATGACCTTGAAGAAATTTTTTCTTCACGAATTAATGGCAGTGGACATTATAAG CTTACATCCATAAACGGCACAGCAACCAGCATATGCGTTGATTGGGTTAGTCGATCGGTCTACTGGTCACAGTTAGAGCGGGCATCTATAGAGTCGCACGTAGTGTACCGAGCCGATTTGGGCCTGCCTAACACGAGCCCGCGTATTGCTAGAGTGCTTAAGAGACACCAACGAATACATAGCTTGCAAGTTGTACCCTCTATGAG gtcATTATTCTGGTATGAAGAAAGTAGTCACACGGGATTTGGGACTCTATTGACATCTCATGTCAATGGCTCAAATGTGAGGCCATTCTTCAATTATTCTGATAGTTCAGAGCTAGATTTCAGAGATGACTGTAACTGCCCTGAAAATCCTCAAATAGCAAAATCGTTTGTTATCGATCTGACTAATGATATTGAGATATTCTTTATTGATCCTTGGTTGTATAGAATTGTGGCAACAGATATAACGGGCTGTCACTGTAGAGTAGTCGTTGATGCTACTGAGAAAAAGAAATATGGTTTCATACCTATGTCCCTAACCGTTGACAGTAAATACATTTACTGGTACAACTCATCAGAAAGGTCAATATTCTATacaaacaaattcaaaaagaaCAAAATAGACCAAGTGAAGTCCACTTtcggttataaaataatggcGTTGGATGTTTCCAATCAACCATACCCGCCGAGACCCTGCTTATTCCCGAATGCCGAAAAACTTATACCACGAGTACTATCCAATTCAGCGAACAGCATCAAAATGCAGatgccaataataataaagccgaATAATTGTACCAAGTTAGAATACGAGATGACATTAACAGAATACACCGTATTATACCGCTTACATAGCCTCGACACAACGCCTTGTGACAGAGATTCCTGTTTTCATTTAACAACAACGAACactgaaataatattgaatgatCTTAAACCATTCACGAATTATACCGTGAGGATTGAAGTCACCAACTATTACGCGAAATTGCATGAGATGAAGCCAATCATCGGTCCAATGTGCTTGTTGCAGACGGCAGCTGAAG CCCCAACAGCGCCAAAAAACGTAACGGGTACAGTTTTAAGCCCAGTGTTAGCCCGAGTTGAGTGGACTCCTGAGCCTGGCTTATGGTACGAACTTCATTGGCGAACTGATGATTCACCTTCTTTACCGCATCGTAAAG aGCACAACACATTCGAAGTATCTGAAGGCGGTAGTGCAATAATGACGCCTCTATCCCCAAGCACGCTCTACACAGTTTGGGTGCGCGCACGTTCTCGTCACTCCGCCGTATCTGCTGACTCTTTGCCATTGCGTCTGCGCACTTTTCCACCCCCAGCGCCCATATCGCTTAAGAACGCTACGGCGTATAAATTAACAGTTATATGGCCAGCACCAACCAGTTATACGTTGAACCA ATACGTCGTTCAGTACAGCGAAACGGGCGGTACAATTGACCTTTGGATGCCATGTACACAAAGTGGAAACGCGGAATGGTCTGCCAAAGATCTGCGTCCGAAAACAAAATACCGATTCCGATTGAGTTTGCAATACGTCAATAATACGCTCCCTTACTTCTGGCCACGAGACCACAACTTTGTATTTGAAACTATCG GTGACGTTCCTGGACCTCCCGGTGTCCTACGTGTTGAAGCCGTGGGAGAAAAGATTGTTCGAGCATGGTGGGCTGAACCGGACCCACGCGGGGATCCTGTGACACACTACCGAATTTGGGGCACTCCTAGCAAAAG gaTTGAGAATATCGATGATAATTCGTTGAGCAACGTGAGCGAACTATTACGGGCAGATCTTCCAGCCGATATTGATGATGAATTGAAGACGCGAATTATACGTGAAGGATTGGAACTATTACACAATGGAACTG AAAGCTACTGGTTAATTGGATCGGGTGATATAGGTGCAGGGTATACCGCACGTGTACAGGCCCGTAACTCGTATGGGTGGGGTGAGCTGTCCCCAGCAGGGGAATTGCATGCAGCGCCCCTTATTCACCCAGCAAGGCCTCACCCGGCTGTGTTAGCTATGGCAATAATCACACTTGCAGTTATTGTCCTAGCTGTTGCGTTGGCCTTGTTTTACA gttataataaaagaagtaaaaaaaaagcGGCACTAGAAAATCAAGTTACATCCCCGGTGATACGGAGGGGCCCAGACGTAGAACTGGCTACTTTGCGTCAATTGCCTATTAGGCATTCTActaatattctttataacCAG GGTGTATATTGTCCGTCGGACGCAGAACTAGCCGCGTTACCTCATATACGACGGGAGCAAATCACTTTAACTAAGTTTCTTGGCTCGGGAGCGTTTGGTGAAGTGTTTGAGGGACACGCAAGGCAAATCGACAGTAATACTCCCAACACTAAAGTTGCTGTGAAG ACCCTACGAAAAGGTGCAACTGAGCAGGAAAAGACTGAATTCCTAAAAGAAGCTGCTTTAATGTCTAACTTCAAACACGAACACATACTGCGATTACTAGGAGTTTGTCTCGATAACGATCcgaattacattattatgGAACTTATGGAGGGAGGAGATTTACTAAGCTATCTTAGAGCGAAGCGAGCCTCTTTG gGTACTCCAGAATCCCTAACACTACTGGATCTTCTCAACATGTGCGTCGATGTCACAAAAGGCTGTCGGTATTTAGAAGAGATGCATTTTGTTCATCGTGACTTGGCGTGTCGAAATTGCCTGGTCGCGGTACGTGACGGCAGGCGAATTGTCAAAATAGGAGACTTTGGCCTAGCCAGAGATATTTATAAGAACGACTACTATCGGAAAGAAGGCGaag gttTGCTACCGGTTCGCTGGATGGCAGTGGAATGTTTAGTCGACGGCGTGTTCTCGTGTCAGTCTGATGTGTGGGCTTGGGGCGTACTTTGTTGGGAG GTACTATCTTTAGGCCAGCAGCCGTATCCGGGTCGTACCAACCGTCAAGTGCTGGGTTACGTGAGAGCTGGTGGAACGCCAGACCGACCGCCTAATTGTCCCCATTCACT GTACGAGTTACTCCAAAAATGCTGGAGTTACGCAGCCGAAGCGCGACCATCATTCCGTCAGTGTCTCCGTATAGTGACGTCATTGCGTGACATCACTCCACCTGATCCTTTGCCCGTTTCACCTCCGGAGACAACGCATCATTACCTCCAATTACTTGGAGATG